The window AAGGTGTGTCAGGTCGGCAAGTTTGAGCAGTTCGGTATTGCCGGACTCATTGGTGCGGATGTACCTGTCGTCCAGGCCTACCTTGCTGAGTAGATAGTGCGAGATATCTCGGCGACTGCGGATCCTGCGGGCCGAGACGACGGCGTCGGGTGTGTCGTGGACCATGCCCCGCAGGTCGGCTTGGTGTACATGGATGCTCTTGCCACCGGGCTTGCGTACGAGTGTCAGGGGACTTCCGTCGGGCAACAGCAGCCCGAGCAGGATCTGCCCGTAGCCCTCAGCGCGTGGGATGTACGGGCGCACATGGCCGCCGAGCATGTAGTCGATGGAGTCGACGATGAAAGTCTTCCCGGTGTTGGAAGATCCGTAGATGACCGTGAACGTGGGGTCGAATTCCACGCTGGCAGTGGGCAGCCCCGCGCCTGCGTATGTCAGATGCGTGAGGGTGAGGCTACCCATGGCTGATCCCCAGGTGTCGTGTGCAGGCAGTGAACTCGTCGTGCCAGCGAGCGGTGATGTCGCGTGTGGCGGCCACAACGTCCGTGGCTGACGCGAACTGGTCGATGGCCCACTGCGCACGCAGGCTCAGTGCATCGACGTACGGCGCCTCCAGAATTCCCACAAACCCCGACCCGCGCTGCGTGACCTTATAGACCAGCCCGTCACCGGTCGCCTCGACCGTGGCAAGACC is drawn from Streptomyces roseifaciens and contains these coding sequences:
- a CDS encoding ABC-three component system middle component 2, producing MNPLNSPVELGMRALVLLARSHPDPLDLSWLVLLDHAMLHSGQFDGPPSLHPQLPAQPGELGMKRHLVQEGLEVLMRAGLATVEATGDGLVYKVTQRGSGFVGILEAPYVDALSLRAQWAIDQFASATDVVAATRDITARWHDEFTACTRHLGISHG